One Melospiza georgiana isolate bMelGeo1 chromosome 12, bMelGeo1.pri, whole genome shotgun sequence genomic window carries:
- the SHROOM4 gene encoding protein Shroom4: MERAEGRPGAPQYVHVQLQGGAPWGFTLRGGLEHGEPLIVSKVEDGGKAALSRRLQPGDELVNISGTPLYGSRQEALILIKGSYRTLKMVVRRLAVLWKGHREGQWGFTCLGDWQEPGGAPCWDRPLQLHPFPGCILTESSSSSTQGQGRRKGTAQGAGIPRDCAGAQHHPWRSVPVFRPHSWHVAKLAESRPDVPTMHCPADAFSFSWPSGCDVSTDRSSSIGSMESLDHPSQACYEGDPSPVDQGMYHSKRDSAYSSFSASSIASDCALSLRPEEAVSVDSSLQGPRKAPDRHYLTTGAEPSASWHPEAWRAPVPPQPPVRRDSLRAAPAGRGDKCQASMSADMLHAKGRWISDTFLCQRDGEAEIVGRRKLAPYPTKDCLSADQYYMLSSHPDRCPAEPLLGESMESDNQPYVDDSMHQVPDATTAGDNPLLSPLKGHVSHRHSAPEQLLASQFRSLQLGTNSGRASPAPSGQHWTLSPLHPEGSRGGTTGAAQDPPHCPEPGCRPPPCHCCPELQQACGQDGRGASPVLSTEGPVEEESRGGARRAGGPPHRSAQMRRRSDRFATSLRNEIQRRKAQLQKSRGPGAPLPGEEPVEETEEPPKGSVLAERQPAPSECLSPAPSEESRNSGRSADRGIPTPDPAPKGPLSPERVVPTARGRWRWSPENKLQPQHSPSHSELEGYGQGPAACSSPPPRGSDEAVLLPFADRRRFFEESSRLAPPRHSKPPAGDPSTFQPPGPEHRDVRRLSVDQPYSPPSPSRPGSAGPYAECCREQPHCYKPLGRPGELDYLRGFSYPYGVPLHPEPCRYCGGDLCPPPRPRGHTCRCHPVSWVRCPDCCYPATHPGRQESDAWPLRRAFVPEFPQGEWEPPSITRKVSQSISELSSCPPGFPRLGPFHTCLESTEPEWPPCYRATSTHDLLWDSDHLAQTPESPPDPLHRPLRGRAFSESHLNLEPSSPWGCDQKDLFRAKLDPPSIPKKKGPPPPRPPPPDWEKYRQRRASQHPPDGAGHGSAFSAAPMPIRSIAVAVRERSQSLTGEQKGQSWGHTACPPALSGAWPRPEAPRSLRRTPGPDAANAEICRVSGAGEKRTKMKRSGEMEEQPQRLIQNQEQGRASPRGVGECSLSLHCGSCPAMPEALKPSSGAVEGVSCQGSWPQPRCMDSEERLWDVAVRDHSLASVLAPLASPGTTSEVMGELLVAGERPAWRKCLQQDWHLEALAQDRQGFEPISLPPRSAASSSTFPVHFGVAVGKTEPLNKVKALPEVVEGSSEDEEEEVDHELVEKKLQLIESLSRKLVVLQEAQRGLQEDISANGALGEDVAARLQALCTPGEFDKYRLFVGDLDKVVNLLLSLSGRLARVESALGSLGPHAPAEDKLALREKQRLLVAQLEDAKELKEHVGRREEAVGAMVARYLPPEHLQDYQHFVKMKSALIAEQRELEEKIKLGQEQLRCLRESLGQASKDC; encoded by the exons ATGGAGCGGGCTGAGGGCCGGCCCGGCGCCCCCCAGTATGtgcatgtgcagctgcaggggggCGCGCCCTGGGGCTTCACGCTGCGCGGCGGGCTAGAGCACGGCGAGCCCCTCATCGTCTCCAAG GTGGAGGATGGGGGCAAGGCTGCACTGTCCCGCCGGCTGCAGCCAGGTGATGAGCTGGTGAACATCAGCGGGACCCCACTGTACGGATCCCGCCAGGAGGCCCTCATCCTCATCAAGGGCTCCTACCGCACTCTGAAGATGGTTGTTCGCAGGttggcagtgctgtggaagggacacagggagggcCAGTGGGGCTTCACCTGCCTGGGGGACTGGCAGGAACCTGGAGGTGCCCCTTgctgggacagg cccctccaacTGCATCCATTCCCTGGCTGCATCCTGACTGagtccagctccagcagcactcaggGGCAGGGACGGCGCAAGGGCACTGCCCAAGGGGCAGGGATCCCACGGGactgtgctggggctcagcaTCATCCATG GAGGAGCGTGCCCGTCTTCCGGCCCCATTCCTGGCATGTGGCCAAACTTGCCGAAAGCCGCCCAGACGTCCCCACCATGCACTGCCCGGCTGATGCCTTCAGCTTCTCCTGGCCTTCGGGGTGTGATGTCAG cactgaCCGGAGCAGCTCCATCGGGAGCATGGAGAGCCTGGACCATCCCAGCCAGGCCTGCTATGAAGGAGACCCCTCACCCGTTGACCAGGGCATGTACCACAGTAAGCGGGACTCGGCCTACAGCTCCTTCTCTGCCAGCTCCATTGCCTCTGACTGCGCCCTCTCTCTCCGTCCTGAAGAGGCCGTGTCCGTTGATTCCAGCCTCCAAGGCCCCCGCAAAGCCCCTGACAGGCACTACCTGACCACAGGAGCTGAGCCATCTGCCAGCTGGCACCCTGAGGCCTGGCGGGCACCAgtgcccccccagccccctgtcaGGAGGGACAGCCTgcgagcagccccagctggcagaggggaCAAGTGCCAGGCCTCAATGTCAGCGGATATGCTGCATGCCAAGGGCCGGTGGATCTCTGACACCTTCCTCTGCCAGCGGGATGGGGAGGCAGAAATAGTGGGCAGGAGGAAACTGGCGCCATACCCCACAAAGGACTGTCTCTCTGCTGACCAGTATTACATGCTGAGCTCCCACCCGGACCGTTGCCCAGCTGAGCCACTCCTGGGGGAGAGCATGGAGTCTGACAACCAGCCATACGTGGATGACAGCATGCACCAAGTGCCTGATGCCACAACAGCAGGTGACAACCCATTGCTGTCCCCTCTCAAGGGCCACGTGTCGCACCGTCACAGTGCTCCCGAGCAACTGCTGGCCTCCCAGTTCCGCTCTCTCCAACTGGGCACCAACAGTGGGCGAGCCTCTCCAGCCCCCAGTGGGCAACACTGGACCTTGTCTCCGCTGCATCCTGAGGGCAGCCGAGGGGGAACcacaggggctgcccaggaTCCCCCGCActgcccagagcctggctgcCGCCCACCgccctgccactgctgccctgagctgcagcaagcCTGCGGGCAGGATGGCCGGGGGGCAAGCCCAGTACTCAGCACTGAGGGGCCAGTGGAGGAGGAGAGCCGTGGAGGGGCCCGGCGGGCTGGGGGTCCTCCCCACCGCTCTGCTCAGATGCGCCGCCGCAGCGACCGTTTTGCCACCAGCTTGCGCAACGAGATCCAGCGGCGCAAGGCCCAGCTGCAGAAGAGCCGGGGTCCTGGTGCACCTCTGCCTGGTGAGGAGCCAGTGGAGGAAACTGAGGAGCCCCCAAAGGGCAGTGTACTGGCAGAGCGACAGCCTGCCCCGTCTGAGTGTCTCAGCCCCGCACCGAGTGAGGAGAGCAGGAACTCTGGCCGCTCTGCAGATCGGGGCATCCCCACTCCTGACCCAGCCCCTAAAGGGCCCTTGTCCCCTGAGCGGGTGGTGCCAACAGCCAGGGGCCGCTGGCGCTGGTCCCCGGAAAACAAGCTGCAGCCACAACACTCGCCCAGCCACAGTGAACTGGAGGGCTACGGCCAGGGCCCGGCGGCCTGCAGCTCCCCACCACCACGGGGCAGCGACGAAGCAGTCCTGCTGCCCTTTGCCGACCGCCGCCGGTTCTTTGAGGAGAGCAGCCGACTGGCACCACCCCGGCACAGCAAGCCGCCAGCAGGTGATCCCAGCACCTTCCAGCCCCCTGGCCCTGAGCACCGGGATGTCCGCCGCCTCTCTGTGGACCAGCCCTACAGCCCACCCTCACCCAGCCGCCCTGGCTCCGCTGGCCCCTATGCTGAGTGCTGCCGGGAGCAGCCCCACTGCTACAAGCCACTGGGGAGGCCAGGGGAGCTGGATTACCTGCGGGGCTTTTCCTACCCCTACGGGGTTCCCCTGCACCCTGAGCCCTGCCGCTACTGTGGAGGGGACCTGTGCCCGCCACCACGGCCCCGTGGCCACACATGCCGCTGTCACCCTGTGTCCTGGGTGCGCTGCCCTGACTGCTGCTACCCAGCTACCCATCCTGGGCGACAGGAGAGTGATGCCTGGCCCCTCCGGAGAGCTTTCGTCCCA GAATTTCCTCAGGGTGAGTGGGAACCACCTTCAATCACCAGGAAAGTCAGCCAGTCCATCAG TGAGCTCTCCAGCTGCCCACCCGGTTTCCCAAGGCTTGGCCCATTCCACACCTGCCTTGAGAGCACCGAGCCAGAGTGGCCACCCTGCTACCGGGCCACATCCACGCATGACCTCTTGTGGGATAGTGACCACCTGGCCCAGACCCCTGAGAGCCCCCCGGATCCGCTGCACCGCCCACTAAGGGGCAGAGCCTTCTCTGAGAGCCATCTCAACCTGGAAccttccagcccctggggctgtgaccaGAAGGACCTTTTCCGTGCCAAGCTGGACCCTCCCAGCATCCCCAAAAAGAAGGGCCCTCCACCTCCCCGCCCACCTCCGCCCGACTGGGAGAAGTACAGACAGCGTCGGGCATCCCAGCACCCGCCAGATGGTGCTGGGCATGGCTCTGCCTTCTCTGCTGCCCCAATGCCAATCCGCAGCATTGCTGTGGCAGTGAGGGAGCGGTCACAGAGCCTCACTGGGGAGCAGAAAGGCCAGTCCTGGGGGCACACTGCTTGCCCCCCTGCTCTGTCAGGTGCCTGGCCCCGACCTGAGGCCCCCAGATCACTCCGCAGGACTCCTGGGCCCGATGCTGCCAACGCTGAAATTTGCAG GGTGTCAGGAGCCGGGGAGAAGCGGACAAAGATGAAGCGGTCTGGGGAGATGGAGGAGCAGCCCCAAAGGCTCATCCAGAACCAGGAGCAGGGCCGTGCCAGTCCCCGTGGGGTGGGTGagtgctccctgtccctgcattGTGGCTCTTGCCCTGCCATGCCGGAGGCACTTAAGCCCAGTTCTGGGGCAGTGGAGGGGgtgagctgccagggcagctggccccagccccgctgcatGGACTCTGAGGAACGACTGTGGGACGTGGCTGTCAGGGACCATTCCCTGGCCAGTGTCCTCGCCCCcttggcttcccctggcacCACCAGTGAGGTGATGGgtgagctgctggtggctggggAGCGACCGGCCTGGCGGAAGTGTCTCCAGCAGGACTGGCAcctggaggccctggcacaggacag GCAAGGGTTTGAGCCCATCTCGCTGCCTCCCAGgagtgctgccagctccagcaccttcccagTGCACTTTGGTGTTGCAGTGGGCAAAACTGAGCCACTCAACAAGGTAAAGGCACTGCCGGAGGTAGTGGAGGGGAGCTcggaggatgaggaggaggaggtggaccATGAGCTGGTGGAAAAGAAG ctgcagctgatcgAGAGTCTGAGCCGCAAGctggtggtgctgcaggaggcacagcgggggctgcaggaggacatTAGTGCCAATGGGGCACTGGGTGAAGATGTGGCTGCTCGCCTGCAAGCCCTCTGCACCCCAGGGGAGTTCGACAAGTACCGCCTCTTCGTGGGTGACCTGGACAAGGTGGTCaacctcctgctctccctctcGGGTCGCCTGGCCCGGGTGGAaagtgccctgggcagcctcggGCCACACGCCCCTGCTGAGGACAAG CTGGCCCTGCGGGAGAAGCAGCGGCTGttggtggcacagctggaggatgCCAAAGAGCTGAAGGAGCATGTGGGGCGGCGTGAGGAGGCAGTGGGTGCCATGGTGGCACGGTACCTGCCCCCTGAGCACCTTCAGGACTACCAGCACTTCGTCAAGATGAAGTCAGCCCTCATTGCTGAGCAGAGAGAGCTGGAAGAGAAGATCAAGCTGGGCCAGGAACAGCTCAGGTGCCTGCGTGAGAGCCTTGGCCAGGCCTCCAAGGACTGCTAG
- the BMP15 gene encoding bone morphogenetic protein 15, giving the protein MAMPYPFTSLLLLLVLPLSQAANQSPLPLGSLPAVPTLPLLQALQTRAPGSLGWQAGPASGQPLRYMLNLYRRAADREGRPRRSRSLGTNTIRLVQASSHGGQPWAGRWYLQALTYHMEGQPEVEHLLRATVVYLPSLSLAHGRLLCALELVMAGEPPRVLLSPTARSHDGWAEVDVTPYLVLGNSSMGSLALRHVCVRAGRAGGHDAPVAPGHPFLLLYLNDTQAGFTPLAAEPHRHRRDTGTLAHDLPKYLREQGGEKSDCSLRPFPVSFAQLGWDHWIIAPHRYNPRYCKGTCPHLLRYDFHAPNHAVVQSFVHQLVDANVPRPSCVPYRYSPISVLMIERNGGILYKEYENMIAESCTCR; this is encoded by the exons ATGGCTATGCCCTACCCTTTCAccagcctcctccttctccttgttTTGCCCCTTTCCCAAGCTGCGAACCAGTCCCCACTGCCCCttggctccctgcctgctgtccccaccctgcccctcctgcaggccctgcaaACGCGGGCTccaggcagcctgggctggcaggcGGGGCCAGCCAGCGGACAGCCCCTGCGCTACATGCTGAATCTGTACCGGCGTGCTGCTGACCGCGAAGGCCGACCCCGCCGCAGCCGCAGCCTAGGCACCAACACCATCCGCCTGGTGCAGGCCAGCTCCCATGGGGGTCAGCCCTGGGCAG GTCGCTGGTACTTGCAGGCCCTCACCTACCACATGGAGGGCCAGCCAGAGGTCGAGCACCTCCTCAGAGCTACTGTGGTCTACCTGCCCAGTCTGTCACTGGCCCACGGTCGCCTTCTCTGTGCTCTGGAGCTGGTGATGGCTGGCGAGCCGCCCAGGGTGCTGCTCAGCCCTACTGCCCGTTCCCATGATGGCTGGGCCGAAGTTGATGTCACCCCTTACCTGGTGCTGGGGAACAGCAGCATGGGGAGCCTGGCACTGCGGCATGTCTGTGTGCGTGCTGGCCGAGCAGGAGGCCACGATGCCCCTGTGGCCCCCGGCCaccctttcctccttctctaCCTTAACGACACTCAGGCAGGGTTCACacctctggcagcagagccccaccGACACCGACGTGATACAGGGACATTGGCTCATGACCTGCCCAAGTACCTgcgggagcagggaggggagaagaGTGACTGTTCCCTCCGccccttccctgtcagttttgcacagctgggctgggaccaCTGGATCATCGCTCCTCACCGCTACAACCCACGCTACTGCAAGGGCACCTGTCCCCACCTGCTCCGCTATGACTTCCACGCACCCAACCATGCTGTGGTGCAGAGTTTTGTTCATCAGCTTGTGGATGCCAATGTGCCCCGGCCCTCCTGTGTGCCCTATCGCTACAGCCCCATCAGTGTCCTCATGATTGAGCGCAATGGAGGCATCCTGTACAAGGAGTATGAGAACATGATTGCAGAGTCCTGCACTTGCCGGTAA